Proteins encoded by one window of Bacillus sp. DTU_2020_1000418_1_SI_GHA_SEK_038:
- a CDS encoding HD-GYP domain-containing protein — protein sequence MKNYSFIGPLIAVALPLIIFELLRGGHLDDPFFIMPRGHFYIVSAVSILSTILAVAVGVVGKRLRNIKVSFLALSFISLALVFALHGLSTPHFLLPETHIPGVAAQLSMLLATIWLWLSSLPSDHKLVEKLSQRQSMLVPGWILALSIFGIVSMSFPNIMHFIPLHVKPLNWFVTAIVLLLNIITITRYYQTYRFSRFPLQISIVYSAGWFIVSQLIMVLGEIWRLSWWMYHFLLLASMIVMLIGLMKQYVVRGSFAGAIRALFTNDPFERMTNSASPSVKALIVTTEKKDTYTMGHTFRVTMYALKLGEELQLKPEQLRAIAQGALVHDVGKISIPDSIINKPGKLSSEEREIIETHPVKGYEMCRALGFMKDELSIIRSHHEKWDGSGYPDKLQGEEIGLLARIAAVADVYDALTSERSYRKAWTHNEAVKYLIEQKGIHFDPKCVDAWVHLCERNPAVYQYPSSTINNDTTGTLISSF from the coding sequence TTGAAAAACTATAGTTTTATTGGACCTTTAATAGCAGTTGCCCTACCGCTTATCATATTTGAATTATTAAGAGGCGGGCATTTGGATGATCCTTTTTTTATAATGCCTAGAGGACACTTTTATATAGTAAGTGCAGTTTCAATATTATCTACCATACTTGCTGTAGCTGTAGGAGTTGTTGGGAAAAGGCTAAGAAATATTAAGGTTAGCTTTTTAGCTTTATCCTTCATTTCCCTAGCTCTTGTGTTTGCTTTACATGGTTTATCTACACCACACTTTTTGCTCCCTGAAACACATATACCAGGTGTTGCAGCACAGTTAAGTATGTTATTAGCTACTATATGGTTATGGTTATCTTCTCTACCCTCTGATCATAAACTTGTTGAAAAACTATCACAGCGACAAAGCATGCTTGTTCCAGGTTGGATACTAGCCTTAAGTATTTTTGGTATAGTATCAATGAGTTTTCCAAATATCATGCATTTCATTCCATTACATGTAAAGCCTCTTAATTGGTTTGTTACTGCTATCGTCTTACTATTAAATATAATTACGATTACTCGATATTATCAAACTTATAGATTTTCACGGTTCCCCCTTCAGATATCGATTGTCTATAGTGCAGGCTGGTTTATTGTATCCCAGCTTATCATGGTTTTGGGAGAGATATGGAGACTAAGTTGGTGGATGTATCATTTTCTATTATTAGCATCAATGATTGTTATGCTTATTGGGTTAATGAAGCAGTATGTAGTGAGGGGGAGTTTTGCAGGTGCTATCCGTGCCTTATTTACAAACGATCCATTTGAAAGAATGACAAATAGTGCTTCGCCAAGTGTTAAAGCTCTAATAGTTACTACAGAAAAAAAAGATACATATACAATGGGCCATACTTTTAGAGTAACCATGTATGCATTGAAGCTAGGAGAAGAACTTCAATTAAAACCAGAACAATTAAGGGCAATAGCTCAGGGAGCACTAGTTCATGATGTAGGGAAAATAAGTATCCCAGATTCAATTATCAATAAGCCAGGTAAACTATCAAGTGAGGAAAGAGAAATTATAGAGACGCATCCAGTGAAAGGCTACGAAATGTGCAGAGCCCTTGGTTTTATGAAAGATGAGCTCAGTATCATACGTTCTCATCATGAAAAATGGGATGGCAGCGGTTATCCTGACAAGCTTCAAGGGGAGGAAATAGGGCTTTTAGCTAGAATTGCAGCTGTTGCGGATGTATATGATGCTCTTACTTCTGAGAGATCCTACCGAAAAGCATGGACCCATAACGAAGCCGTAAAGTATTTAATTGAGCAAAAAGGCATACACTTTGACCCAAAATGTGTAGATGCATGGGTACACTTGTGTGAACGAAACCCAGCTGTTTATCAATATCCATCTAGTACAATAAATAATGATACGACTGGTACATTGATTTCGTCATTTTAA
- a CDS encoding TerD family protein, whose protein sequence is MNQLLQMGANTVLSSPKGNVIVSYEISNSIDISLTAFLLTDSDKVQGDSGIIFYNQPTSSSGVATLLPSENIGNTKVHKINFDMSKVPAGITKIAITLTEDNSTGFSNVKNLKAEICTDNNIIQLTPSSFKNENGIVVSELYLRNGQTKARSIWRGFDSGLEGLCKNYGVEVESDEHNKPSEPKTIQKQTPKEPDKTVTVPGNNNSQNTMSTISLEKVKGKVSLEKGQKPVIIEKTPEITATVSWKTGTDYDIYALVYTKDGRQIDVAMFGAEGTPPLYRYGNGAVEHMGDIGRGGWSTKTEIIKLRLTDDILAVVPVVYSAQSNGTGSFYRYKVSMSIDNHSGTSVTISSKNANNNDRIYTCVPGILHNTPNGVIISPLELYSKPDSEFRPKLRMGSSNMVEVLMDMGPKNDYK, encoded by the coding sequence ATGAATCAACTGCTTCAGATGGGAGCAAACACTGTTTTAAGTTCTCCAAAAGGGAATGTTATTGTTAGCTACGAAATTTCTAATTCGATAGATATATCTTTAACAGCTTTTCTTTTAACTGATTCAGACAAGGTACAAGGGGATAGCGGGATTATTTTTTATAATCAGCCAACGAGCTCTTCTGGAGTAGCTACCCTCCTACCATCTGAGAATATAGGTAATACAAAAGTACATAAAATTAATTTTGACATGAGTAAAGTCCCTGCAGGTATTACTAAAATAGCTATAACTCTTACAGAGGATAATAGCACGGGATTTTCAAATGTTAAGAATTTAAAGGCCGAGATATGTACCGATAATAATATTATCCAGTTAACCCCATCTAGCTTCAAAAATGAAAATGGAATAGTCGTATCGGAATTATATCTACGGAATGGCCAAACAAAGGCAAGATCAATCTGGCGCGGATTTGATTCCGGACTTGAAGGGTTATGTAAAAATTACGGTGTTGAGGTTGAATCGGATGAGCATAACAAGCCATCTGAACCTAAAACTATTCAAAAACAAACTCCAAAAGAACCTGATAAGACTGTAACTGTTCCAGGAAATAATAATAGTCAAAACACGATGTCAACGATAAGCCTTGAAAAGGTAAAGGGTAAGGTAAGTCTCGAAAAAGGACAAAAGCCAGTTATCATTGAAAAAACACCAGAAATTACGGCTACAGTATCTTGGAAGACTGGGACAGATTATGATATTTATGCTTTAGTCTATACAAAGGACGGTAGGCAGATAGATGTAGCTATGTTTGGAGCTGAGGGAACACCTCCCCTCTACCGCTATGGGAACGGGGCAGTGGAACATATGGGGGATATTGGGAGAGGCGGCTGGTCAACGAAGACAGAAATAATTAAATTACGATTAACAGATGATATTCTCGCAGTGGTTCCTGTGGTTTATTCTGCTCAGTCAAATGGAACAGGCTCATTCTACAGATACAAGGTATCCATGAGTATAGATAATCATAGCGGAACCTCCGTTACCATATCCTCCAAGAATGCAAATAATAATGATCGAATTTATACATGTGTGCCCGGAATCCTTCATAACACGCCAAATGGAGTTATTATAAGTCCATTAGAGCTTTATAGTAAGCCAGACTCAGAGTTTAGGCCTAAACTTAGGATGGGGTCTTCAAATATGGTAGAAGTTTTAATGGATATGGGACCAAAAAATGATTACAAGTAG
- a CDS encoding nitrous oxide reductase family maturation protein NosD — translation MKEFVRNSRRDLVHSWLVILGLVVLLTACTFEESEEPVESDDAVEPAPSERGDWQVPGLVDRSGVPIEVPKPGPATGRTLDVTDFGADPDPDSKDDATAIRAALDAAEPGDEVVLPAGTYDLRSTDPTDKSANIVLRSGVDLRGEGQERTVLLTSLDGEDDSRVIRGSGVHDVIVGDFTITSRHEGPLGDDPEDSDAGGGPMYGIYLGAREGKVSSRVLVENLNIRRFERHGISVKASREVTLSGNNVSEATAVGPGGQGYGIAIEGSADQHDPDATNDSRHNVVIGNTFDGRHLRHAILLQFPTHNNLVAENTIIGSHLDAIDLHGEGEYLNEIRDNTVIGGHRAGIALGNSGGSKNKHDASGPGNWVHSNDLIGNRQGILVILGTPDTLIENNRITAREDSKAGIEIRNAPGTELLGNHITGGTDGFWAIRLSEDRGADGRGTGIPSGIRIESNVIRQAANGIRIDAGEDLRMVENIIDDIDGAELRVADGIEVKRSTQR, via the coding sequence ATGAAGGAATTCGTTCGGAACAGCAGGCGGGATCTTGTGCATTCGTGGTTGGTGATCCTTGGATTGGTGGTCCTCTTGACCGCATGCACCTTCGAGGAATCAGAGGAGCCGGTCGAGAGCGATGACGCCGTAGAACCTGCCCCGTCCGAGCGCGGCGACTGGCAGGTTCCCGGTTTGGTAGACCGTTCCGGTGTGCCGATCGAGGTGCCGAAACCAGGTCCGGCCACAGGCAGGACCCTGGACGTCACCGACTTCGGGGCAGATCCGGATCCGGACTCAAAAGACGATGCAACAGCCATCCGAGCGGCCTTGGACGCGGCTGAACCAGGTGACGAGGTCGTACTGCCGGCCGGCACATATGACCTGCGCTCCACTGACCCGACCGACAAGTCGGCGAACATCGTGTTGCGCAGTGGTGTAGACCTGCGCGGTGAGGGGCAGGAGCGGACTGTGCTGCTAACCTCCCTCGATGGCGAGGATGACAGCCGGGTGATCCGCGGTTCCGGCGTCCACGATGTCATTGTCGGTGACTTCACCATTACCTCACGTCATGAGGGTCCACTCGGCGATGACCCCGAAGACAGCGATGCGGGTGGCGGCCCGATGTACGGGATCTACCTCGGAGCCCGCGAAGGGAAGGTCAGCTCCCGGGTCCTTGTGGAGAACCTTAACATCCGCAGGTTCGAGCGCCACGGGATCTCCGTCAAGGCAAGCCGTGAAGTGACCCTCTCTGGAAACAACGTAAGTGAAGCAACTGCCGTTGGCCCTGGGGGACAGGGCTACGGCATCGCTATCGAGGGCTCAGCGGACCAGCACGACCCGGATGCCACCAACGATTCCAGGCACAATGTCGTCATCGGCAATACATTCGATGGCAGGCATCTGCGGCACGCCATTCTGCTGCAGTTTCCCACGCACAACAATCTCGTGGCGGAGAATACCATCATCGGCAGCCACCTCGATGCCATCGACCTGCACGGCGAGGGTGAGTATCTGAACGAGATCCGGGACAACACGGTTATCGGCGGGCATCGGGCAGGCATCGCGCTGGGAAATTCCGGCGGTTCCAAGAACAAGCACGATGCCTCAGGACCTGGAAACTGGGTGCACTCCAACGATCTGATTGGAAACCGTCAGGGAATCCTCGTCATCCTGGGAACTCCTGACACCCTTATCGAGAACAACAGGATCACCGCCAGGGAGGATTCGAAGGCTGGCATCGAGATTCGCAATGCGCCAGGCACGGAGTTGCTCGGTAACCACATAACTGGAGGGACTGACGGGTTCTGGGCCATCCGGCTCAGTGAGGACCGCGGTGCTGACGGGCGGGGCACAGGAATCCCCTCAGGCATCAGGATCGAGAGCAACGTCATTAGACAGGCCGCCAACGGCATTAGAATCGATGCCGGGGAAGACCTCAGAATGGTCGAAAACATCATCGATGACATCGACGGAGCGGAGCTGAGGGTAGCCGATGGGATCGAGGTGAAACGGTCTACCCAGCGGTAG
- a CDS encoding beta-glucosidase, whose translation MIKRINSIFLTATIFMSSLVIPANAENVGNEGTRPWMNTELSAEDRTELLLDEMTMEQKIQQIAISRFNENDTGEAVVIKRGGTSKYMNGEFEPQGTLPGCEWQDTGRQIRGIEELGIPTIRMTNGGTGVKGGSCGNDPEATGLPSTLAMAATFDRELNYEAGRILGEETRAFAHHVLLGPGMNLVRHPYNGRNYEYFSEDPYLTGTLATEQVKGIQAQGVQAQLKHLAGNEQETERWTMGVQVPSKAMNELYMLPFEMTVKDADPASVMCSFPDVNGTFACDSSELLQDALRNKWGFDGYVMSDRRAIHDTVAAIKAGTNVELDWAPQYYTQEKIQEALDSGHVTEDDIDNLLRPRYVKMIEYGHMDKPFDKFMPEIVDPMANGASARKMAEEGAVLLKNADGFLPLDGKPKSIALIGVEWFAGEAKMSPRSVRDNNENVEAPYTVTPQEGLENIIEEMGYNTKVTYNDGRDPEAAAKLAAESDVVLLMVGDNPHETADRDTLGFPAIDLDTNPDREDWVEQEPMIDAVLKANAENTAVVLKTSGTVLMPWLDEVPAVLSAWFPGMEDGNAVANLLYGKVNPSGKLPMTFGATEREAAFATEEQYPGTRQDTGKPGGPGPYGNGSDQLIAKYTEGLEMGYRWYEANNMKPVFPFGYGLSYTSFEYDDLKVKKVRGEGKGNNGTLSGIDVSFTITNTGDVAGKEAAQVYLTLPDEAGQPTKRLVNFEKVYLEPGEKERVTVRINHEDSNHPFSYFIPEEPDNLANWADGEWATADGKYRVHVGGSSADTPLEKDVPLNFKHGRDTKKDNNKGKGKNKGNGQGNNDGNSQ comes from the coding sequence ATGATAAAACGAATTAATTCAATTTTTTTGACAGCAACGATCTTCATGTCTTCATTAGTAATTCCTGCTAATGCGGAGAACGTTGGAAATGAAGGGACCAGACCTTGGATGAACACCGAGCTCTCTGCTGAGGATCGTACCGAGCTGCTTCTTGATGAGATGACGATGGAACAGAAGATCCAGCAAATCGCCATTTCACGCTTCAATGAGAACGACACCGGTGAGGCGGTTGTCATCAAAAGGGGCGGTACTAGCAAGTATATGAACGGCGAATTCGAGCCCCAGGGTACCCTGCCCGGGTGTGAGTGGCAGGACACTGGCCGGCAGATTCGCGGGATCGAGGAACTGGGTATCCCCACAATCCGCATGACCAACGGTGGTACGGGCGTGAAAGGCGGATCGTGTGGCAATGACCCGGAAGCAACGGGACTGCCATCCACCCTGGCTATGGCTGCGACCTTCGACCGCGAGTTGAACTATGAGGCCGGTCGAATCCTTGGCGAGGAGACAAGGGCCTTCGCGCATCACGTGCTGCTTGGACCGGGAATGAACCTCGTACGTCACCCGTACAATGGCCGGAACTATGAGTACTTCAGTGAGGACCCGTACCTGACGGGTACTCTGGCGACTGAGCAAGTCAAGGGCATTCAGGCCCAGGGAGTTCAGGCCCAGCTAAAGCACTTGGCCGGCAATGAGCAGGAGACCGAGCGATGGACAATGGGTGTCCAGGTTCCCTCAAAGGCCATGAACGAGTTGTACATGTTGCCGTTCGAGATGACTGTCAAGGATGCTGATCCGGCTTCCGTGATGTGCTCGTTCCCGGATGTTAACGGCACCTTTGCCTGTGACAGCTCTGAACTGCTCCAAGATGCTCTGCGGAACAAGTGGGGCTTCGATGGTTACGTCATGAGTGACCGTCGCGCGATTCACGACACGGTTGCTGCCATTAAGGCGGGGACGAATGTCGAGCTCGACTGGGCACCTCAGTACTACACCCAGGAGAAGATCCAGGAGGCCCTCGACTCAGGTCATGTGACTGAAGACGACATCGACAATTTGCTTCGTCCTCGGTACGTCAAGATGATCGAGTATGGCCACATGGATAAGCCATTTGATAAGTTCATGCCGGAAATCGTTGATCCGATGGCCAACGGCGCCAGCGCACGCAAGATGGCCGAGGAAGGGGCGGTGCTGTTAAAGAACGCTGACGGCTTCCTGCCACTGGACGGCAAACCGAAATCAATCGCACTGATCGGCGTTGAGTGGTTCGCTGGTGAGGCCAAGATGTCTCCGCGCTCCGTCCGGGACAACAACGAGAACGTTGAGGCTCCTTACACGGTAACTCCACAGGAGGGCTTAGAGAATATTATTGAGGAAATGGGCTACAATACAAAAGTAACGTACAACGATGGACGTGACCCCGAGGCTGCCGCCAAGCTGGCCGCTGAGTCCGATGTTGTACTTCTGATGGTCGGTGACAATCCGCATGAGACCGCGGACCGCGATACACTGGGCTTCCCTGCCATCGACCTTGACACGAACCCGGACCGAGAGGACTGGGTTGAGCAGGAGCCGATGATCGATGCAGTCCTTAAGGCCAACGCTGAGAACACCGCTGTGGTACTGAAGACTTCCGGTACGGTGCTCATGCCGTGGTTGGATGAGGTCCCAGCTGTCCTTTCTGCGTGGTTCCCGGGCATGGAGGATGGCAATGCCGTCGCTAACCTGCTCTACGGTAAGGTCAATCCTTCCGGCAAGCTGCCGATGACGTTCGGTGCCACTGAGCGTGAGGCCGCATTCGCGACCGAGGAGCAGTACCCTGGAACCCGTCAAGACACTGGCAAGCCAGGTGGACCGGGCCCGTACGGTAACGGTTCCGACCAACTAATTGCCAAGTACACAGAGGGCCTTGAGATGGGCTACCGCTGGTACGAGGCAAACAACATGAAGCCGGTCTTCCCATTCGGGTACGGCTTGTCTTACACGAGCTTCGAGTATGACGATCTTAAAGTCAAAAAAGTCCGTGGTGAAGGCAAAGGCAACAACGGCACGTTGTCTGGTATTGACGTGTCCTTCACGATCACGAACACAGGTGATGTTGCCGGTAAAGAAGCTGCACAAGTCTATCTGACTCTACCAGACGAGGCAGGGCAGCCGACTAAACGGTTAGTCAACTTCGAGAAGGTTTACCTTGAGCCTGGTGAGAAAGAGCGTGTGACTGTGCGTATTAACCATGAAGACTCTAACCACCCGTTCTCCTATTTCATTCCGGAAGAACCGGACAACCTTGCTAACTGGGCAGACGGCGAGTGGGCAACTGCTGACGGTAAGTACCGCGTGCATGTCGGTGGTTCATCAGCAGACACTCCATTAGAAAAGGATGTCCCGTTGAACTTCAAACACGGCAGGGACACGAAAAAGGACAACAACAAGGGCAAGGGCAAGAACAAAGGTAACGGCCAAGGCAACAACGATGGCAATAGCCAATGA
- a CDS encoding staygreen family protein has product MRKFIPEKLSVEYTGGVTDTGPVIPRRYTLTHSDLTGDLFLTIGIHYAWNKINPMRDEVLGEWKTNGSFLYYCVYLYIDQGEYNQNVSAKRNEIFRRELPLALTAIRYGDRLLFDVYPHLDQTSIIINFMSIYPQFARQESWGTFHIFNNTIIRTDLERSQGK; this is encoded by the coding sequence TTGAGGAAATTCATTCCTGAAAAATTATCTGTCGAATACACGGGTGGTGTTACGGATACCGGACCTGTCATACCAAGGCGTTACACGTTAACTCACTCTGATTTAACCGGTGATCTATTTTTAACAATTGGAATTCATTATGCCTGGAATAAAATTAATCCCATGAGAGATGAGGTATTAGGTGAATGGAAAACGAACGGAAGTTTCTTATATTATTGTGTTTATTTATATATTGATCAAGGAGAATATAACCAAAATGTGTCAGCAAAACGCAATGAAATATTTAGACGGGAATTACCGCTTGCCTTAACAGCTATTCGATACGGAGATAGGTTATTATTCGATGTATACCCGCATCTTGATCAAACTTCAATCATAATTAACTTTATGTCCATCTATCCTCAGTTTGCTAGACAAGAAAGTTGGGGGACTTTCCATATATTTAATAACACAATTATTAGAACAGATCTTGAAAGAAGCCAAGGAAAGTAA
- a CDS encoding DEAD/DEAH box helicase — protein MSKESFNDYKLSKEIVNALDSLEYRNPTAVQSKVIPLVLEKMDLVVKSQTGSGKTASYGIPICELIDWKENKPQALILTPTRELAVQVKEDFINLGRYKRIKATAVYGKQPFAIQKTELKQKTHVVVGTPGRVLDHIERGTLALDRIHYLVIDEADEMLNMGFIEQVEAIIKEIPRKRVTMLFSATLPEEVKNLSLNYMKTPIDIEIKSTGLTTDKIDHSLFEVAEDDKFSMLKDVTIVENSDSCIIFCRTKDRVDTLCDQLVDLGYSCDQIHGGMIQEDRLDVMNDFRRGEFRYLIATDVAARGIDIDNITHVINYDLPLEKESYVHRTGRTGRAGQKGKAITFVTPFEDRFLSEIEEYIGFEIPKIAAPSKEEVSDKKPAFEAKMNVEPTIKQAKSERLNKQIMKLYFNGGKKKKLRAVDFVGTIAKIDGVSVEDIGIITILDNVSYVEILDDKGPVVLKKMKDTTIKGKQLKVYEAKKK, from the coding sequence ATGTCCAAAGAAAGTTTTAACGATTATAAATTAAGTAAGGAAATAGTAAACGCGTTGGATAGCTTAGAATATAGAAACCCAACAGCCGTTCAAAGTAAGGTCATTCCTCTTGTGTTAGAGAAAATGGATCTTGTCGTGAAATCACAAACCGGAAGTGGGAAGACTGCATCATACGGGATTCCAATTTGTGAATTAATTGATTGGAAGGAAAATAAACCTCAAGCTTTAATTTTGACACCAACGAGAGAACTTGCTGTTCAAGTGAAAGAGGATTTTATAAACTTAGGCAGATATAAACGGATAAAAGCAACAGCTGTTTATGGAAAACAACCTTTTGCCATTCAAAAAACAGAATTAAAGCAAAAAACGCATGTAGTCGTTGGTACTCCAGGTCGTGTGTTAGATCATATTGAAAGAGGGACTCTGGCCTTAGATCGGATCCACTATCTTGTTATCGATGAAGCGGACGAAATGTTAAATATGGGATTTATTGAACAAGTAGAGGCCATTATCAAAGAAATACCTCGAAAACGAGTCACAATGTTATTTTCAGCTACTTTACCAGAGGAGGTTAAAAACCTCTCACTTAACTATATGAAAACACCTATTGATATTGAAATTAAGTCGACGGGACTCACGACTGATAAAATTGATCATTCTCTTTTTGAAGTGGCAGAAGACGATAAATTTTCTATGCTTAAAGATGTAACGATTGTTGAAAATTCAGATAGTTGCATCATCTTCTGTCGAACAAAAGATCGAGTAGATACTTTGTGTGATCAGTTAGTGGATTTAGGTTATAGCTGTGATCAAATCCACGGCGGCATGATACAAGAGGACCGGCTTGACGTGATGAATGACTTTAGAAGAGGGGAATTTCGTTATTTAATTGCTACGGATGTAGCCGCTAGAGGGATTGATATTGATAATATTACACATGTCATCAACTATGACCTCCCGTTAGAGAAAGAAAGCTATGTTCATCGTACGGGAAGAACAGGACGAGCAGGTCAAAAAGGGAAAGCCATCACTTTTGTTACACCATTTGAAGATCGGTTTTTAAGTGAAATTGAAGAATACATTGGTTTTGAGATTCCGAAAATTGCCGCTCCTTCAAAAGAGGAAGTTTCAGATAAGAAACCTGCCTTTGAAGCAAAAATGAATGTGGAACCAACGATTAAACAAGCAAAAAGTGAAAGATTAAACAAGCAAATCATGAAGTTGTACTTTAATGGCGGTAAGAAAAAGAAGCTTAGAGCAGTAGATTTTGTTGGAACGATTGCAAAAATTGACGGAGTATCAGTGGAGGATATTGGTATCATTACAATATTAGATAATGTTTCTTATGTTGAAATATTAGATGATAAAGGTCCGGTTGTGTTGAAAAAGATGAAAGACACAACAATAAAAGGTAAGCAGTTGAAAGTATATGAAGCTAAAAAGAAGTGA